One genomic region from Mesorhizobium terrae encodes:
- a CDS encoding L,D-transpeptidase has protein sequence MKRSVLLGGIFAMALLGVLSEAKADSLVARINISTQTMTVSRYGEVLYRWSVSTARKGYVTPSGSWRPKRLHRMWYSQKYDNSPMPWSVFYNGGFAVHGTNAVRQLGRPASHGCVRLSTANAATFYALVKEVGMSGTRIVVTN, from the coding sequence ATGAAAAGGTCCGTTTTACTGGGCGGGATTTTTGCGATGGCACTGCTTGGGGTGCTGTCGGAAGCGAAGGCAGACAGTCTCGTCGCCAGGATCAACATTTCTACACAGACGATGACCGTCAGTCGTTACGGCGAGGTGCTCTATCGCTGGAGCGTTTCGACGGCGCGCAAGGGTTACGTCACGCCGAGCGGAAGCTGGCGGCCGAAGCGTTTGCACCGGATGTGGTATTCGCAGAAATACGACAATTCGCCGATGCCATGGTCCGTCTTCTACAATGGCGGCTTTGCCGTGCACGGCACCAATGCGGTCCGTCAACTCGGACGGCCGGCGTCGCATGGTTGCGTGCGGCTCTCTACGGCCAACGCCGCCACATTCTACGCGCTGGTCAAGGAAGTCGGCATGAGCGGCACACGCATCGTGGTGACGAACTAA
- a CDS encoding acetylornithine deacetylase/succinyl-diaminopimelate desuccinylase family protein codes for MTDRLLHGIDARTDDLVALTADLIRFPTVNPPGEAYRPCAEYIAERLKKRGFETELVRGEGTPGDNDRYPRVNVVARFDGRTPGPTVHFNSHIDVVEAGEGWTVDPFAGVVKDGRVYGRGACDMKGGLAASIIAVEAFMDAYPDFPGAIEISGTVDEESGGFGGVAYLASKGYFSKPKVDHVIIPEPLNKDRICLGHRGVWWAEIETLGEIAHGSMPFLGDNAVRHMGAVLAAFEADLFPALDKKQTSMPVVPEGARRSTMNINSIHGGQTEDFRPGLPSPNVPDSCRLTIDRRFLLEERIDEVKREVTDILDRLKRERARFDYRIRDVMEVQPTMTERDAPVVKAVAEGIMQVFEREPAYVISPGTYDQKHVARIGHLFDCIAYGPGILDLAHRPDEWVGIDDMVQSAKVMAIGLNVLLRGGAR; via the coding sequence ATGACCGACCGACTCTTGCATGGCATCGATGCACGCACCGACGACCTCGTCGCGCTGACCGCTGACCTGATCCGCTTCCCGACGGTCAACCCACCCGGCGAAGCCTACCGGCCATGCGCGGAATACATCGCCGAGCGCCTGAAGAAACGCGGCTTCGAGACGGAACTGGTCCGTGGCGAAGGCACGCCCGGCGACAACGACCGCTATCCGCGTGTCAATGTCGTTGCCCGCTTCGATGGGCGCACGCCGGGACCGACCGTGCATTTCAACTCCCACATCGACGTGGTCGAGGCCGGCGAAGGCTGGACCGTCGATCCCTTTGCCGGTGTGGTGAAGGATGGCCGGGTCTATGGCCGCGGCGCCTGCGACATGAAGGGCGGCCTCGCCGCCTCCATCATCGCCGTTGAAGCCTTCATGGATGCCTATCCTGACTTTCCCGGCGCGATCGAGATATCGGGCACGGTGGACGAGGAATCGGGCGGCTTCGGCGGCGTCGCCTATCTGGCCAGCAAGGGTTATTTCTCAAAGCCGAAGGTCGATCACGTCATCATTCCAGAACCGTTGAACAAGGACCGCATCTGCCTCGGCCATCGCGGCGTATGGTGGGCGGAGATCGAGACGCTGGGCGAAATCGCCCATGGCTCGATGCCGTTCCTCGGTGACAATGCGGTTCGCCACATGGGCGCGGTCCTGGCGGCCTTCGAGGCGGACCTGTTCCCGGCGCTGGACAAGAAGCAGACGTCGATGCCGGTGGTGCCGGAGGGCGCGCGCCGCTCCACCATGAACATCAATTCCATCCATGGCGGCCAGACCGAGGACTTCAGGCCGGGCCTGCCCTCGCCCAACGTGCCGGATTCGTGCCGCCTCACCATCGACCGCCGCTTCCTGCTGGAAGAAAGGATCGATGAAGTGAAGCGCGAGGTGACCGACATCCTCGACCGCTTGAAGCGCGAGCGCGCCAGGTTCGATTACCGCATCCGCGACGTCATGGAGGTCCAGCCGACCATGACCGAGCGCGACGCGCCGGTGGTCAAGGCCGTGGCCGAAGGCATCATGCAGGTGTTCGAGCGCGAGCCCGCTTATGTGATCTCGCCCGGCACCTATGACCAGAAACACGTTGCCCGCATTGGCCATCTGTTCGATTGCATTGCCTACGGGCCCGGCATTCTCGATCTCGCCCATCGGCCGGACGAATGGGTCGGCATCGACGACATGGTCCAGTCGGCCAAGGTGATGGCAATCGGCTTGAACGTGTTGCTGCGCGGCGGGGCCCGCTAG
- a CDS encoding OsmC family protein — translation MDAAMLKNLQAPLKEAYRETPEKALITLRAKGSIDDQSIACKVETGRALAIAGLHPATGGSGLELCSGDMLLEALVACAGVTLKAVATALEFQLAAAAITAEGDLDFRGTLGVARDTPVGFRAVRLGFQLQTDEPQERIDSLVKLTERYCVVLQTINQRPDLSVTAHRV, via the coding sequence ATGGATGCCGCAATGCTCAAGAATCTCCAGGCCCCGCTCAAGGAGGCCTATCGCGAGACACCCGAGAAGGCGCTCATCACTTTGCGCGCCAAAGGCTCGATCGACGACCAGTCGATCGCCTGCAAGGTCGAGACCGGCCGTGCCTTGGCGATAGCCGGGCTTCATCCGGCAACCGGCGGCAGTGGATTGGAGCTGTGCTCCGGCGACATGCTGCTGGAAGCGCTCGTCGCCTGCGCGGGCGTCACGCTGAAGGCGGTCGCAACCGCGCTCGAGTTCCAGCTGGCGGCGGCGGCGATCACGGCCGAGGGCGATCTCGATTTTCGCGGCACGCTGGGCGTTGCCAGGGATACGCCGGTCGGCTTCCGGGCGGTGAGGTTGGGGTTCCAGTTGCAGACGGACGAACCACAGGAGCGGATCGATTCGCTTGTGAAACTCACCGAGCGCTACTGCGTGGTGTTGCAGACGATCAACCAGCGGCCCGATCTGTCGGTAACGGCACACAGGGTCTAG